The nucleotide sequence TCGGCGGCGCGGACGACTTCGAGACCAGCGATGCCGACCTCGACGCGTGGGCGGAGTTCACCCGTTCCCGGTTCCGACGCCACACACTGCCAGGCGGCCACTTCTTCGTCCGGGACTCCCGCGACCGGCTGCTGACCCTGGTACGGGAAGAACTAGAGGCGCTGGCATGACCCTGCCGGACTCCGTACGCCGATGGTTTCCCGGTCTGCCGGCGGACCACGGCACACTGCCGACCGTCATCTGCCTCGCCGGCGCTGGCGGTGGGTCCGGCGAGTTTCGTGACTGGGGCCGCATCCTGCAGGGGAGGATCACGGTCGCGCCGGTGGCGCTACCAGGCAGGGAGCACCGTGTGGCGGAGTCGCTGCACGAGCCCGCGGCCGCGTTGGCCGACCAGATCGTGCGCGCGGTCGCACCGTTGACCACCCGGCCGTTCGCGTTGTTCGGTCACAGCCTCGGCGCGCTGCTGTTGTACGAGGTCGCCCGGCGCCTGGACGGCCCGGCCCGCCGGTCGTTGCGCCATCTCTTCGTCGGCGCGCAGCCGGCGCCGAGCTGGCCGCAGACCGACACGATCTACAGCACGATGACCGACGACGCGCTGATCGCCTATCTTCGCCGCCTCGGCGGTACGCCCGAACCAGTGCTCAACCACGCCCCGCTGATGGCGTTGTACCTGAAGGTGTTGCGGGCCGACGCCCGGCTGGCGGAGGAGTACGTGTATTCCGGTCCGGCCGGACTGGAATGCCCCCTGACCGTGTTCCGTGCCGCGCAGGACACCGAAACCCCGCCTCACACGCTGGCCGCCTGGGCGGTCGAGACGTCCGGACCGTTTCGGACCGTTGATCTGCCGGGAGGGCACTTCAGCCTGAGGACCGACCGCCACCACATCATCGACCGGATGGTTGCATGCCTCGCCGACCCTCCCGTGGGAAGCTCTCCGCAAGGGATCAGTTGAACATGTTCGACAAAATCGATGCGCGCGTGCTGGCGTGGAACCAGACTGCGACCGCCTATCCCCGGGACGCGAGTCTGGTCGCTCTGTTCGATGAAAGCGCCCGGCTGGCCGGCTCGGCGTGCGCGGTCGTGGACGGCGATCGTAGCCTCGACTATCAGGAACTCCACGCCAGGTCCAACGGCCTCGCACACGTGCTCGAGGCGGGCGGCGTCCGGGGCCGACGCGTCGGCGTCCTCGGCAAGCGCTGCGCCGACGCTGTCGTGGCCATGCTCGCCATTCTCAAGGCGGGAGGCGCGTACGTGCCCCTCGACGACTCGTACCCGCCGGCGAGGCTGCACTCGATGCTGGAGGCGGCAGGTGTGGGGTGTGTCGTCGTTTTGCCCGGCCAGGAGTCCGCGCCGTCGATGTCGGTGCCGACGTTCGACGTGGGTGACGCGTCCTGCCCCGACCCGCCGCGCTCGGCCAGCGAGGCCCGCGGCGAAGACCTCGCCTGCGTCATGTTCACGTCCGGCTCCACCGGCCAGCCGAAGGCGGTCGGCATGCGGCACCGCAACATATCGAGGCTTGCGATCAATTCCGATTTCACCACGCTCGACGGTACGGACCGGGTGCTGCACGCGTCGTCGCCATCGTTCGACGCCTCGTTGTTCGAGATCTGGTGTGCGCTGCTCCGGCAGGCCGGGCTGGTCGTGCTGCCGTCGAGCACCCTGCTGTCGCCAGGCGACTTCCAGGCCGCCATCCACCGCCACGGCATCACCACGGCATTCCTCACCACCGCCGTCTTCCACTACCTCGCCCGGCGCCGCCCCGGCATCTTCGGCGAGCTGCGTGAGCTACTCGTCGGCGGTGAAGTGGTCAATCCGGAGCGGGTTCGGCAGGTCCTGTCGTCCCGGCCGCCCGGCCGTCTCGTTCACTGCTACGGGCCAACCGAAGGCACGACCTTCACCACCACGTACCCCATCACCAAGCTGCCGGCCAGGCAGGCGAGCATTCCCATCGGCCGCCCGATCGCGAACGCGGCCTGCTATGTGCTGCGCGCCGACGGGACGCCGGCGGACGTCGACGAGTCGGGTGAGTTGTGGATCGGTGGCGACGGCGTAACCGCGGGCTACCTCAACGATACGGCCCTGACGGCCGAACGATTCCGACCGGACCCGTTCGACACCGACCCGTCGGCACGCCTCTACCGCACCGGTGACCGGGCATTGTGGCGGGCCGACGGCGTCATCGAGTTCCTCGGTCGAGTGGACACCCAGATCAAGATTCTCGGCCATCGTATCGAGCCCGCCGAGATCGAGTACCAGTTGTGCCAGGAGGAAACGGTCGCCGAGGCCGTGGTGACACGCGAGGAGAGTGACGAGGGAGAGGCGGTACATCTGGTGGCGCATATCGTCCCGGTCGACGGGGCGAGCGTCGGCGCGGCGGCATTGCGCCGCTCGCTGGCACAGCGCCTGCCGACCTATCTCGTACCGACGCGGTTCCACGAGCTGGATCGACTACCGCTGTTGCCGTCCGGCAAGGTCGACCGCGCGGCGCTGCCGTCCGCACGCCCCGCCGCCCCGCCGACGCGGGATGGCGTCCTGGAACAGACCGTCCGGCTCGCGTGGTTGTCAGCCCTGGCCGGCAGCGGAATCGACCCGGACTTCGACGCGCGGAGCACGCTTTTCGAACTCGGCTGCGGCTCGCTGGACCTCATCCGGATCCACGATCAGGTCGCGTCGTTGTTCCCGCTCCCCGACCTGTCGGTGACGGACCTCTTCGCCCACCCGTCCCTGCGCGCCTACACGATCCACCTTGCCGGCATGCTCGACCGAGCCTCGGCCCACACCGCCGCAGACGAGTCGACCGGTGGTGCATACATAGACCTGCCATAGCGGTAGTGGCGCGGTCGACCCGGCGCCCCGGGGCGGGCTGGGGAATCCGACACCGGTTCCCGTTCCGGCCGTGCCCTGGCCGATCAGCCGAGCCGAGCAAGGAGCCGATCAACCGACATAATCACCTGACGGGCGTCAGGAAGTGCCCTCTCTGGGCAGAAGGGATAGGAGTGCCTTCCCCTGCGGCCAGCCGCCCGCCTGCCTGCAGGTGGGGCATCCTGGGTCGTTGAAAGTACGCCTAACAGTAGAAATAGGGGGAATAGCCGCGATGCCGGGCGGTCCGGATGACCGGTACGCTGTGAAGATGCCGACCGAAGGTGCACCGGCAAGCGCGGTCCGCGTAGGCTCAGCGCTTGTCGTCCCGGCACCGGCGGCCACCCACCGGCCGAGCGCCGTCGACACCAGGTGAACAAGGCCCACAATGTCCGACATCGGCGCCCGCCTCCGGCGCCGAACTCCCACCGCGACGCAATGAAGCGCCGCCACTGCGAGCGGAGAACACAGGCGTGACGATCCCGTACCCGAGCACCCAGCCCATGCCGGCGATCCCGGCGGTCGCCCCGCCGTCCGGTGCCGCCCGCCCGCGGCTGACCTTCCTCGGCACCGGCTACCTGGGCGCGACGTACGCCATCTGCTTCGCCGAACTCGGCTACGAGGTGATCGGCTTCGACGTCGACGCCGAGAAGATCGCTAAGCTGGCCAGCGGCGAGGTACCGTTCCACGAGCCCGGCCTGGACGAGCTGCTCAAGCGCAACCTGGCGGCCGGTCGGCTCCGGTTCTCGACCGACATCGCCGAGACCGCCGTCTTCGGCGACGTGCACTTCATCTGCGTCGGCACCCCGCAGCGGGCCGACGGCATGGGCGCCGACCTGTCGTACGTCGAGGCGGCCGTCACCGGGCTCTCCCAGCACCTGATCCGCAAGGCGCTGATCGTCGGCAAGTCCACCGTCCCGGTCGGCACCGCCGAGTGGATCGAGCAGCTCGTCGGCAAGCACGCCGAGGCCGACCTCGGGGTCGAGGTGGCCTGGAGCCCCGAGTTCCTCCAGGAGGGCTTCGCCGTCGAGGACGTGCTCCGGCCCAACCGGATCGTGGTCGGGGTCAAGAGCGAGTGGGCCAACGGCATGCTCTACTCCGCGCACAAGGGCGTCTTCGACCTCGCCGCCACCGAGGACCGGGAGGTCCCGCTGGTGGTGACCGATTTCGCCACCGCCGAGCTGGTCAAGGTGGCCGCGAACGCCTTCCTGGCCACCAAGATCTCGTTCATCAACGCGATGGCCGAGGTCTGCGAGGTGGCCGGCGGCGACGTCACCCAGCTCGCCCGGGCGATCGGCTACGACCCCCGGATCGGCAACCGCTTCCTCCAGGCCGGCGTCGGCTTCGGCGGCGGCTGCCTGCCCAAGGACATCCGGGCGTTCCAGGCCCGCGCCCAGGAGCTGGGCGCCGGCGAGGCGCTGCGCTTCCTGCACGAGGTCGACCTGATCAACCTGCGCCGCCGCAGCCGGGTGCTCCAGCTCGCCGCCGAACTGCTCGGCCGCCGGTACGGGCCGGCCGGGCCGGACCTCTCCGGCACCCGGATCGCGGTGCTCGGCGCCACCTTCAAGCCGAACTCCGACGACGTGCGGGACGCCCCCTCGCTGGCCGTCGCCGCCGCCCTGCACAAGGCCGGCGCCGACGTGCACGTGCACGACCCGCAGGGCATGGAGAACGCCCGCCGGGAGCGGCCCGAGCTGACCTACGAGGCCAGCATGGAGGAGGCGGTGCGCGGGGCCGACCTGCTCTGCGTACTCACCGAGTGGGCCGACTTCCGCAACGCCGACCCGGTGGCACTCGGCGAACTCGCCGCCGGACGGCGGGTGGTGGACGGCCGAAACTGCCTCGACTCCGGACTGTGGACCCAGGCCGGCTGGGACTACCGGGGGATGGGCCGACCGTAACGCGGCGGAACGTCGCACCGGCCGGCCCTCGCTGGACCGGCCGGACGGCGACAAACGTGAATTCGACAACGACTTGCCGGCCGTGGACCCCTCGGGCTCCACGGCCGGCCTTTTAGGATTCCCTCAGCCGGGTTTCGCATGCGATCAGGGGCTGTTCAACGCAGACCCCGGGTGGGCATGCTCGGTGTAGGCCCGGGACGCGGCGTCAGCGCCGGCTGGAGGGGGTGCCGTGAGTACGACGTACCAGTGCTCCTCGTGCGGCCGCGAGATCGAGGCGGCGCCGTACTGCCCGAACTGTGGGGCGGAGCAGCTCCAGTGGGCCGACGACGTGGCCCGGATCGAGCGCTCGATCGCCGAGATGAAGATCCGCGAAGCGGCGATCGCCAAGGAACAGAAGACGATCGCCTCGCAGATGCAGGCGGCGCTCTTCCAGCGGGACATCCTGTCGCACGCCGCCGACCAGCGACGCAAGCAGAGCACCAAACCCCGCCGGGTGCTCCGGCGCAAGGCCGGCCGCCGGCCGCCGACCGCCGCGCCGGGCAGCGCGCCGGGCGGGCCGCCGCCCCGGGTGCCCCGCCAGCCCCGCGGCGGCGGCCCGGACCGGATGCCGCCGGTCGCCCCGCCACCGCCGCCACCGCCGCCGCCGGGCGCCGAACCGTCCTGGGACGACGGCAAGGCCCGCCCCGAGGCGTCCACCCTCGAGGTGCAGAACATCCTGCTCGGACTCGGGGCACTGCTGCTCGGCGTCGCGGCGGTGGTCTTCGTCGCCGTCGCGCTCAGCTCGTTCGACGACTTCAGCCGGGTGGCGATCCTGGTGCTGGCCACCGCGCTGATGCTGGCCGCGCCGCCCCGGGTGGCCCAGCGTGGGCTGGTCGCCACCGCCGAGACTGTCGCGGCGGTCGGGCTGCTGCTGGTGCCGCTGACCGGGTACGCACTCTGGACCGTCGACCGGTTCGGCGACAGCGGCCTGCCCGGCTCGATCTTCGCCGGGCTGACCTTCCTGGTCACCACCGTGGTGGCGGCCGGCTACGCCGTGGCGACCGGGCTGAACGCGCCCCGCTACGCCGCCGTACTCGCGGTGCAGCCGGTCCTGCCGCTGCTGGCGTACTCCTGGGTGACCGGGCCGGCCGGCTGGGCGGCGGTACTCGTGGCGGTGGCGGTCGGCAACCTCTACCTCGCCCGGCTCTTCGGCGACGACGGCCGGCTGACCGGCTGGCCCGCCCGGTTCCGGTTCGGCCCACAGGCCGGTGTGGACGCCCCGCCCGCGCCGCCGCGCCGCCCCGACGGCCGGCCGGGGCGGGCACCGGCCGACCCGACCGACGACCCCGACCGGGACACCGGGTCCGGGCCGGCCGCGACCGGACCGGACCGGCCGGAGACCTTCCCGGAGGAGGCGGACGCGGTCGTCCAGGCGGATCCGCCCCAGGACGGGCCGGTGCAGCGGGTCCGCACTCCGGGCGTCCGCCCGCCGGCCGGCACCCCGGGTGCCCGGCCGACGACAAGCACGCCGTGGGTACGCGAACTGGCCTGGACCCTGCACGGGGTCGCCTTCGCCGTCGCCGTGATCTGCGCGGTGATCGCCCTGGTGGACGCCGACACGGTGCCGGGCGCGGCCCGGGCCGGCCTGGCCCTGCTGCTCGCCGCCGGAGTCGGCCTGGTCGGCGCGCTGGTACTGCGCAGGCCACCGCTGCCGGACGTCGCCGCCGGAATCCTCACGCTGGCCGTGATCGGCGCCGCCGGCCGGGTCGCCGCGGTGGCCCTGCCGGGGCGGGCACTGGTGGTGATCGCCGCCGTCATCGCGCTGACCGGACTCGGCGTACGCGCGGTGCCCGAGGCGGCCCGGCGCGGCCCGCAACTCGCCTCCGCCGCCGCCCTGATCGTGATCGGCATCGTGGTGGCCGGCGGCGCGCTGCGGGCCGCCCTGGCCCCGATCCGGGCCGCGCTGCCGGTCTGGGAGGCCGACCTCGCCGAATATCCCGGAAAACTCGCCGCCGGGGTCGGCGACACCTCCTGGCAGCTCGTCGTCACCGCACTGCTGCTCACCATCGCCGCAGTGCTCTCCTCGCCACCCGAGGTACGCCGCGAGTTCGCCGTGGTCGGCGCCGCGCTCACCGCACTGGCCGCCCCCGCCTCGCTCGGGCTCGGCTGGGCCGCCGCGCCCTGGCCGCCGGTGCTGGTCGCGGTCGGCATCGGGCTGGTCGGGCTCACCGCGCAGACCCGACGGGCCGCGCTGACCCACGCCGTCGCCGCCGCCGTGGTCGGCCTCGCCGGGGCGGCCGCCTCGGTGGTCCGGCCCGGCCTGACCGCCGCCGTGCTCTTCGCACTCGCGCTCGGCGGCGCACTCGTCGCACTCGCCCCGCTGGCCCGTACCGCGCCGCTGGGCCGGTACGCCGGGCTGGTCGGCGACTGGGCGGCCGGCGGGGCCGCGTTCGCCTTCCCCGGCGCGGTGGCGTCCTTCGTCGCCTCGGCGGTACCCGTCGACCCCACCCCGACCGTCCTGTCGACCCGCGAGGCCACCGAGCCGGTGCTGGCCGCCAGCTTCCTCGCCGTCTGCGCCGTACTCTGCTACGCGGCGGTCACCCAGGTGGCCCAGCGGCAGATCAGCGGGCCGCTGGCCGTCGGCACCGGCCTCGGTGCGCTCGCCGTCACCGCGGCGGCCTTCGGCGCACCCGGCGCCACCCTGCCGGACGCCCTGGTCGGCGGGTTGCTGCTGGTCAGTGCGATCCTGCTGGTGCTGGCGCCGTCGATCGACGCCGGCCGCCGGGCCGACCGGCTGCTCGACGGCTCGGACATCGCCGCCGCGGCCGTCACCGCCGCCCTGGTCGGCACCCTCGCCCGGATCGCCGGCATCCTCGGCGACGGAGCCGAACTGGCCGCCGCCGCCTTCCTCATCCTGGTGGTGGCCGCCGGGATCCGGGCCATGCCGGCCGACTGGCGGCGCGGACCGGTCCTCGGCATCTCGCTCACCGGCGGCATCGTCGCGCTGCTCGCCGGCGCGACGGCGGCCAGCGGCGGGCTACAGGTGCTGGCCACCCCCGGCCGGCTCTGGGAGGCCGACCTCTCGCAGTGGCACGTCAGCCCGGACGGCACCGGCTGGCAGGCCCCGGTCGCGCTGCTCCTGCTGGCCGGGGCCGCCGCGATCGCCCTGCCCCGGCCGTGGGCGTACGACGTGTCCGCGGTCTGCGTCGGACTCGCCACCATCGGCATCCCGGCGGCGTTCGGGCTGCCCTGGTGGTCCCCGATCGTGGTCGGCGGTGCCGTCGCCACCGTCTACGGGGTGAGTTCCGTCGTCGCCACCGACCCCCGGGCCGGGCTGGCCCGGGCCACCGTGGCCGGCGTGGTCGCCCTGCACGCGGTCGGCACGAGCCTGGTCCGGCCGTGGACGACCGCCGCCGCGCTCGGCATCGTCGCGCTGATCGGCGCCGTCGTCGCCACCCTCGCCCGGGTCGTCGGCACCCTCTCCGGTCCGGCCGAGGAGGACGACTCCTGGTCGATGCCGCCACAGACCGCGCTGATCGGCGGGATCGCCGCCGGCGGGGGGCTGTTCGCGCTCACCGGGGCGCTCGCCTCGCTCGCCGCCGCGCTGGACTGGCCGGCCGAGGTGGTGGTGCTGGCCACCCTCGCCGGGGCCAGCCTCGGCGTGGCGGTGGTCGGACTGGTCCGCCGGCAGGTCCCGCAGTACCTCCCGTACGCCACGGTGGGCATCGTCGGCGGCGCGACCGCGACCTCGGTGGCGGCCCTCTTCACCGGCCTGCCCTGGGGCGTCTACGCCGCCTCGGCC is from Micromonospora sp. WMMD1102 and encodes:
- a CDS encoding alpha/beta fold hydrolase, yielding MTLPDSVRRWFPGLPADHGTLPTVICLAGAGGGSGEFRDWGRILQGRITVAPVALPGREHRVAESLHEPAAALADQIVRAVAPLTTRPFALFGHSLGALLLYEVARRLDGPARRSLRHLFVGAQPAPSWPQTDTIYSTMTDDALIAYLRRLGGTPEPVLNHAPLMALYLKVLRADARLAEEYVYSGPAGLECPLTVFRAAQDTETPPHTLAAWAVETSGPFRTVDLPGGHFSLRTDRHHIIDRMVACLADPPVGSSPQGIS
- a CDS encoding amino acid adenylation domain-containing protein produces the protein MFDKIDARVLAWNQTATAYPRDASLVALFDESARLAGSACAVVDGDRSLDYQELHARSNGLAHVLEAGGVRGRRVGVLGKRCADAVVAMLAILKAGGAYVPLDDSYPPARLHSMLEAAGVGCVVVLPGQESAPSMSVPTFDVGDASCPDPPRSASEARGEDLACVMFTSGSTGQPKAVGMRHRNISRLAINSDFTTLDGTDRVLHASSPSFDASLFEIWCALLRQAGLVVLPSSTLLSPGDFQAAIHRHGITTAFLTTAVFHYLARRRPGIFGELRELLVGGEVVNPERVRQVLSSRPPGRLVHCYGPTEGTTFTTTYPITKLPARQASIPIGRPIANAACYVLRADGTPADVDESGELWIGGDGVTAGYLNDTALTAERFRPDPFDTDPSARLYRTGDRALWRADGVIEFLGRVDTQIKILGHRIEPAEIEYQLCQEETVAEAVVTREESDEGEAVHLVAHIVPVDGASVGAAALRRSLAQRLPTYLVPTRFHELDRLPLLPSGKVDRAALPSARPAAPPTRDGVLEQTVRLAWLSALAGSGIDPDFDARSTLFELGCGSLDLIRIHDQVASLFPLPDLSVTDLFAHPSLRAYTIHLAGMLDRASAHTAADESTGGAYIDLP
- a CDS encoding UDP-glucose/GDP-mannose dehydrogenase family protein; the encoded protein is MTIPYPSTQPMPAIPAVAPPSGAARPRLTFLGTGYLGATYAICFAELGYEVIGFDVDAEKIAKLASGEVPFHEPGLDELLKRNLAAGRLRFSTDIAETAVFGDVHFICVGTPQRADGMGADLSYVEAAVTGLSQHLIRKALIVGKSTVPVGTAEWIEQLVGKHAEADLGVEVAWSPEFLQEGFAVEDVLRPNRIVVGVKSEWANGMLYSAHKGVFDLAATEDREVPLVVTDFATAELVKVAANAFLATKISFINAMAEVCEVAGGDVTQLARAIGYDPRIGNRFLQAGVGFGGGCLPKDIRAFQARAQELGAGEALRFLHEVDLINLRRRSRVLQLAAELLGRRYGPAGPDLSGTRIAVLGATFKPNSDDVRDAPSLAVAAALHKAGADVHVHDPQGMENARRERPELTYEASMEEAVRGADLLCVLTEWADFRNADPVALGELAAGRRVVDGRNCLDSGLWTQAGWDYRGMGRP
- a CDS encoding permease produces the protein MSTTYQCSSCGREIEAAPYCPNCGAEQLQWADDVARIERSIAEMKIREAAIAKEQKTIASQMQAALFQRDILSHAADQRRKQSTKPRRVLRRKAGRRPPTAAPGSAPGGPPPRVPRQPRGGGPDRMPPVAPPPPPPPPPGAEPSWDDGKARPEASTLEVQNILLGLGALLLGVAAVVFVAVALSSFDDFSRVAILVLATALMLAAPPRVAQRGLVATAETVAAVGLLLVPLTGYALWTVDRFGDSGLPGSIFAGLTFLVTTVVAAGYAVATGLNAPRYAAVLAVQPVLPLLAYSWVTGPAGWAAVLVAVAVGNLYLARLFGDDGRLTGWPARFRFGPQAGVDAPPAPPRRPDGRPGRAPADPTDDPDRDTGSGPAATGPDRPETFPEEADAVVQADPPQDGPVQRVRTPGVRPPAGTPGARPTTSTPWVRELAWTLHGVAFAVAVICAVIALVDADTVPGAARAGLALLLAAGVGLVGALVLRRPPLPDVAAGILTLAVIGAAGRVAAVALPGRALVVIAAVIALTGLGVRAVPEAARRGPQLASAAALIVIGIVVAGGALRAALAPIRAALPVWEADLAEYPGKLAAGVGDTSWQLVVTALLLTIAAVLSSPPEVRREFAVVGAALTALAAPASLGLGWAAAPWPPVLVAVGIGLVGLTAQTRRAALTHAVAAAVVGLAGAAASVVRPGLTAAVLFALALGGALVALAPLARTAPLGRYAGLVGDWAAGGAAFAFPGAVASFVASAVPVDPTPTVLSTREATEPVLAASFLAVCAVLCYAAVTQVAQRQISGPLAVGTGLGALAVTAAAFGAPGATLPDALVGGLLLVSAILLVLAPSIDAGRRADRLLDGSDIAAAAVTAALVGTLARIAGILGDGAELAAAAFLILVVAAGIRAMPADWRRGPVLGISLTGGIVALLAGATAASGGLQVLATPGRLWEADLSQWHVSPDGTGWQAPVALLLLAGAAAIALPRPWAYDVSAVCVGLATIGIPAAFGLPWWSPIVVGGAVATVYGVSSVVATDPRAGLARATVAGVVALHAVGTSLVRPWTTAAALGIVALIGAVVATLARVVGTLSGPAEEDDSWSMPPQTALIGGIAAGGGLFALTGALASLAAALDWPAEVVVLATLAGASLGVAVVGLVRRQVPQYLPYATVGIVGGATATSVAALFTGLPWGVYAASAVLLGVLAELVRAVTPAPTPLREPIRRWSVMLGGALRRLPEPARGGRWSVSPAVGAMLAAVLPTALAVAALAPALVVALVEPYQTLTGIWAGPPAALTDPEPGAADPGNVLAALLLTIAAGLAATGFGGGRPARAVPVVLPGAAITLLIAPISLDLGWPNVTLAALGVFTIAMLGLALTPPPPDAEIARSLRLTRILVFGIGLAAGGAGLAGALATRELTLFTLGAAVGVGAVAALGGRSQNARILGWLFASVMAQTFVFTAGLVFGLDPAWSAFGVLAVGAILLLVAALLPRLRRPEAIREATTVEWSGYAAALIAAALAYDSPRHIAALLAAWGAVLGMAAVRPYRSTVERRTLFWSAVGCEVVAWWLLMALADVALPEAYTLVFAVLALLVGLLELRHRTDLSSWAAYGPALVAAFLPTLVIVLAGNDSALRQVLLLLGGVATLIWGSYRRQQAPVIIGAVVTALAALRALFSFGPWLVLIPVGLLLLAFGAGNENRRRTQERLRAVRGMR